A region of Bradyrhizobium sp. SZCCHNS1050 DNA encodes the following proteins:
- a CDS encoding lipopolysaccharide biosynthesis protein: MAVMDARNAPASTGLAARLKARLAALGGSGEASLTRRLAGTIFLIRVLSAGLAYLSQILLARWMGGSDYGTYVYVWTWVLLLGSMLDVGIASSAQKIIPDYRTSGQQALLRGFLSGGRWLTLATSTAAALLLAGLIALLSPWIDAGERMPLYIGCLTLPAFVVANTQDGIARSHDWMTLGLMPQFIIRQTLIIGFTAGAFVLGLDLGATAAMAASAAAVWLAMLGQMLVLNNRLRGHVEPGPKQYDLRGWLAISLPILLVESFYLLLSYTDVLVLQQFRSSEEVGIYFAVVKTLALVSFIHYAMSATTAHRFAEYHALGDKARLSAYVAHAIKWTFWPSLAATLVLLALGKPLLFLFGAQFTAGYDIMFIAAIGLVVRAAIGPVERLLNMLGQQRACAMAYAAAFVMNLVLCILLVPQFGGHGAAAATSLSLAFETVLLFRIVKQRLGLHVLAFGKAS, translated from the coding sequence GTGGCCGTGATGGATGCCCGCAACGCCCCCGCATCGACCGGCCTCGCGGCCCGCCTGAAGGCGCGCCTGGCCGCGCTCGGCGGCAGCGGCGAGGCATCGCTGACGCGCCGCCTGGCTGGCACCATCTTCCTGATCCGCGTGCTCAGCGCGGGCCTCGCCTATCTCAGCCAGATCCTGCTCGCGCGCTGGATGGGTGGCTCGGACTACGGCACCTATGTCTATGTCTGGACCTGGGTGCTGCTGCTCGGCAGCATGCTGGATGTCGGCATCGCCTCCTCGGCGCAGAAGATCATTCCGGACTACCGCACCTCGGGCCAGCAGGCGCTGCTGCGCGGCTTCCTCTCCGGCGGACGCTGGCTGACGCTGGCGACGTCCACCGCTGCGGCGCTGCTGCTCGCCGGCCTGATCGCGCTGCTGTCGCCCTGGATCGACGCCGGCGAGCGCATGCCGCTCTACATCGGCTGCCTCACCTTGCCAGCCTTCGTCGTCGCCAACACCCAGGACGGCATCGCCCGCTCGCACGACTGGATGACGCTCGGCCTGATGCCGCAATTCATCATCCGCCAGACGCTGATCATCGGCTTCACGGCAGGCGCCTTCGTGCTCGGCCTCGATCTCGGCGCCACCGCTGCGATGGCCGCGAGCGCGGCCGCAGTGTGGCTTGCGATGCTCGGCCAGATGCTGGTGCTGAACAACCGGCTCCGCGGCCACGTCGAGCCAGGTCCCAAACAATATGATCTCCGCGGCTGGCTCGCGATCTCGCTGCCGATCCTCTTGGTCGAGAGCTTCTATCTGCTGCTGTCCTACACCGACGTGCTGGTGCTGCAGCAATTCCGCTCTTCCGAGGAGGTCGGCATCTATTTCGCGGTGGTGAAGACGCTCGCGCTGGTGTCGTTCATCCACTACGCGATGTCGGCGACGACGGCGCATCGCTTCGCCGAATACCACGCGCTCGGCGACAAGGCGCGGCTGTCGGCCTATGTCGCGCATGCGATCAAGTGGACGTTCTGGCCCTCGCTCGCGGCGACGCTGGTGCTGCTCGCGCTCGGCAAGCCGCTGCTGTTTCTGTTCGGCGCGCAGTTCACCGCCGGCTACGACATCATGTTCATCGCCGCAATCGGGCTCGTCGTACGCGCCGCGATCGGACCGGTGGAGCGGCTGCTCAACATGCTGGGCCAGCAGCGCGCCTGCGCCATGGCCTATGCGGCGGCCTTCGTCATGAACCTCGTGCTCTGCATCCTGCTGGTGCCGCAGTTCGGCGGCCACGGCGCCGCGGCGGCGACCTCGCTGTCGCTGGCCTTCGAGACCGTGCTGTTGTTCCGGATCG
- a CDS encoding protein-disulfide reductase DsbD domain-containing protein has translation MSALVPHHSATLLVATVVSSCLAFGAQAQDSSPWQRDSHSAVRLLAGSRSGPVMLGGIAFALQPGWKTYWRTPGDSGVPPRFDFSKSENVEAVTVLWPAPTKFDDGAGGHSLGYHDQVVLPLRIVAKNPDKPMTLRADVSYAVCEKICIPVEAKAELAFTSVASTEDTALSAALDTVPKPATVGDAIPLTIRDVKRDGPKDVVVDVAVADPRGVQLYVEGPTPDWALPIPTVRDSGMPGIKRFAFELDGVPPGVKPDGAALKFTLVGPDKSYEFNFTLP, from the coding sequence ATGTCCGCCTTGGTTCCTCACCACTCTGCCACACTGCTCGTCGCGACCGTCGTATCATCCTGCCTTGCGTTCGGCGCGCAGGCGCAGGATTCCTCGCCCTGGCAGCGCGACAGCCACTCCGCGGTGCGCCTGCTCGCGGGCTCGCGCAGCGGTCCGGTCATGCTGGGCGGCATCGCCTTCGCGCTGCAGCCGGGATGGAAGACCTATTGGCGAACGCCCGGCGATTCTGGCGTGCCGCCGCGGTTCGACTTTTCCAAGTCGGAGAACGTCGAAGCGGTGACGGTTCTGTGGCCCGCGCCGACAAAGTTCGATGACGGCGCCGGCGGACACTCGCTCGGCTATCATGATCAGGTCGTGCTGCCGCTGCGCATCGTCGCCAAGAACCCCGACAAGCCGATGACCCTGCGCGCCGACGTCAGCTACGCGGTCTGCGAGAAGATCTGCATTCCCGTCGAAGCAAAGGCCGAGCTCGCCTTCACCAGCGTCGCCAGCACCGAGGATACGGCGCTCTCGGCGGCCCTCGACACGGTGCCGAAGCCGGCCACTGTCGGCGACGCCATTCCCTTGACGATCCGCGACGTCAAGCGCGACGGCCCGAAGGACGTCGTCGTCGACGTCGCCGTCGCCGATCCGCGCGGTGTCCAGCTCTATGTCGAGGGGCCGACGCCTGACTGGGCACTGCCGATCCCGACCGTGCGCGACAGCGGCATGCCGGGCATCAAGCGCTTCGCCTTCGAGCTCGACGGCGTTCCGCCGGGCGTGAAGCCGGACGGCGCGGCCCTGAAATTCACGCTGGTCGGCCCCGACAAGTCTTACGAGTTCAACTTCACTCTGCCGTGA